A region of the Marmota flaviventris isolate mMarFla1 chromosome 3, mMarFla1.hap1, whole genome shotgun sequence genome:
CACTCTGCCCCACCATCAGCATTGCCCACTGTTATTGTGGCAGTGGGGTGGGTGAGTAGGTATGTTATAAATCTTCCTCATCTGGAAGACAGGTTAGGAAAACACCCTCCCTGGACTTTGCCTGGCAGAATAGTCTGCCAGGTTCTCATCCCCTTCCTGGGTCTCACCAGGCCACGTGATCCCTCCAGACAACATCCTGCCCCTCGTCATCTGCAGCGGGCCCTCCAACCAGCAGTTGGAATTCACATACCAGAAGAGAGAGCTGCCTCAGATGGTGAGTGCCAGCAGCAGCCTTCCTACAGCCCTCCTAGGGCAGGGGGGAGAGCTCTTGGGTGGGTGGTCCTGACTAGTCCTGGTACAGGGGAAGTTCGTGACCATCACAGCTGGCACAGGATGAGTAGGATCTATAGATGTTTATCAAGGAAGGTCTGAGCCATTCCCCTATTCCTTAGGCTGGTAAGTAAAATTTCTTATAACCTTCATGTATCCCTTTAGTGTGGAATGAGAACACTGCTCATTTCCTTTGGTTCTATGGTCCCTTGGTTATATGGGCTCCTGCCCCGGACCAGGGTTGCAGGTTTTAGGCACATCTCCAGTGGCATGCCTGGGGTGTTCAGTGCCTGGTATCATGGATGATGTCCTTTGGGACATTGGGAGTTGGTGAACCAATATTATATTATCACTGGGATGCTGACATTGGGACATGTGCCATAAAGGTGGGCAATCACCAGAAGGAGTTGGGCACGTTTGGTAGGAAGGTGGCTGGCACATTCCACTCAGGAAGCCAGTTGGCCATCATCCTCCGTGGCCTAGTCACACAATGGTTCTCTATCCTTGGTTTTGGGGTAATGCAAGCAACTCTTATGTGGGTATTACTGCCATGATGCTCCTTATCTGTCTTTCATAGATGGACGAGACAGGCCGCATTCTCTGTAACCTATGCAATGTGGTCCCTGGAGGGGTAGtctgtttttttccctcctatGAGTACCAGCGCCAGGTCCATGCTCACTGGGACAAGAGTGGTCTGCTGGCCCGCCTGGCTGTCAGGAAAAAGGTGAGTGGCCCTTCAGCTGGACCCCTCCCCCTTTTGAGGACAGTGCTGCCCAGAGCTCCTCCTGGAATTCTCTTGCTGTCAAATTGGGATGGTTCAGCTTCTCCTAGTTCTCACCCCCACCTCTTCTGGCCCCTGACTACAGGCCCAGAGGGTTCCCCAAAGCTTGACTCAGTGAGGTCCTCCTGTTTCTAGGTCAcaaaacccagggtctcaagcagACCTGAGACCCAGCATTCCAAAGCCTTTTTCTGGGAGACATTCTTTCCCTTCTTCAGATATTCCAGGAACCCAAGAGAGCAAGCCAAGTGGAGCAGGTGCTGATGGCATATTCTAAGTGCATCACGGTGAGAAGTGGGTCCAGAGACCAAGTAGGCCTGGCAGCTGGGTGTAGTTGGGAGGCATCCAGCTTTGGCTCAGCAGCTCTGGGCTGGGTTTCTCCTGTAGAGCTGTGGCCAGGTGGGAGGCACAGTGACGGGTGCCCTGCTTCTCTCTGTGGTCGGAGGAAAGATGAGTGAAGGGATCAACTTCTCTGATGACCTGGGCCGGTAAGTAGTGATCCTCTTCTCTGCTGGAATTGAGATAATGGCCCCTGCCTGTGGTCTGATGCCATCTGGGTCTGCACCCAGGCTGACTATTCAGTGTCCACTGTGGGGCAAGGGCATGTTAGAATTATAGCATCCCTGATTTGGCCCCCTTAGAGCAAGGGGAATATGAGGCAGACCATAACTTTATTAGGATCCATTCATTGGCCTGGGCTAGAGCTTTCCAGATAGTAGGTGTTGGGTGGGGTAATGCAAGCTGTGAAAGACAGCAGTTGACGAGATATGAGGGAGGTGTGAGGGAGGCCTTGACTCGTGTCTCCACCAGGTGTGTGGTGATGGTGGGCATGCCCTACCCCAACATCAGGTCTCCAGAGCTACAAGAGAAGATGGCCTACTTGGATCAGACCCTTGTGAGTACTTCCAATGTTCCAGAGGATGAGAGGGTTGGAGAAGAGCTGTGTCACCCCTAGGGCTATGGTAGCAAGGCCCTAGGGTGCAACTTTCCACTATGCTGATGTTTCCTCCAAAGGTTTGGGATGATTCTGCCCACCCTCTTGATTTTCTCCATGACATCACCTGTTAGGCCAGCTGCTGGTTTAGGCTCATAGAGCCTCTTGGCCTTGCTCCAAAAAGAGGTGAGAAGTGACCCAGATTGTCTCTATCCTTTCTAGCCTAGGGCCCCAGGTCAGGCCCTCCCAGGGAAGGCTTTGGTGGAGAATCTGTGTATGAAGGCTGTCAACCAATCCATAGGTAAGCCTGGGACTGTTCCTGGCCATCAAGGCAGTTAGGAAAGATGGATGGATATGACAGGAAGGAGGGATTTTACCTGCCCTTTCTTGCCTGAGGGCTGTGGAAGGGAGGAGGACACATGGCTGTTCAGGAGGTTGTTTTACTCAAAGCCATAACCTTTGTGCCTACCCAGGTAGAGCCATCAGGCATCAGAGGGACTTCGCCAGCATAGTACTTCTGGACCAGCGGTATGCTCgcccctctaccctggcaaaGCTGCCAGCCTGGATTCGAGACCGGGTAGAGGTCAAAGCCACTTTTGGCCCTGCCTTTGCTGCTATGCGGAAGGTCAGGCCTGCCTTTTCCTTCCCCTGGGAGCCTCTCCTCCCTGAGATATAGTTTCTTACTGCTTTTTCCTGTCTCCACAGTTTCATCGGGAGAAGTCAGGCCATTCCTGACTGCACCACTGCCTGTCActatcccccacccctccccccatttGGCCTTAGTCTTAGGCCTAAGGTGGAACCCATGTGTAGAATTGTGTTCAAACCAGCCCACAAGGGCTGTCAGGATCCAAGCTTACATAGAAAAGCCAGAAGCAGGTTCGTTCATCCTCAAGAAATAGTAGGTCCATCCTAGCCATGCTTAGGCACAGCCCAGGGTCAGCTTCCTGGCCAGCCTTTGTAGGAGGTTATGTGGGCAGCCACCACCTTCTCAGAGGTGAGGCCCATCCTGCCTCTGTGCTTTCACCCTCTCAGCTAACGATGTCCATTTCCAGCCCCTTTCCCCACAGGCTCACTTCCCAGCTGCAGCCCTGTTCCCTCCCCTGTCCCTCAGTCTCTGCAAGGGTTTTATCTCCCTGGCTTGGCTCCAGTTCCTCCTCTAAGTCAGCggcacctccctccctctcagccACTCGAGCAAACTCCAAGACACCTTCTACTCTGACATCAGTGATCATGCCAAGGGCCATTAGGCTCTCAGCATGACTATTTTTAGAGACActgttgtcactttttttttcctgtggaaaaTCTCCCTCCCTCCACAATAGCTGCCCCTGCTCCCATACCCCCTACCTGGAGAAAGGGGCTTCAGTATCGTTAAAGTCCTGCCCCATCACCTGGAGACCACCAGGGTAGGGGACAGGCTTCAAGGACAGAGCTATGCCCTGCACAACTATGATTCCTTAATTAAAATTGCACTGCTGGCTTGAGCTCCATTCCTGTATTACCCTTCTTTATTGATTCATGTTGCTGTATTCTCAAAGATCTTTAGAAGAGCACCCTGGTAAAGGGTGGGTAAGGCAGTCACATGAGCAGGGCACAAGCGGGTGGCATACACATACACCCTGTGCAGGGGGTCTAGGTGCAGATCTGGGACTGTCCACTATCCCAGCTGAGATCCTTAGGCTGAGAGGATGGTAGGCCCAGGAGCTGCTCCTGGATGTTTCCAAGAAGGCAACAGTCAGGGTTTAGGGAGGGAGGAGCCACCTAAGACTCCCAGTCATCCTCATCTTCCTCTCCTGGTGGCTGCTGTGGGGGCGGCAGAGGGGGGATGGAGTCTGACATTCGCGCAAAGGCTCCTCCTGGTCCCTCACTGGCTCCAGTCCCAGGTCCCTTCCCGGAGATACCTGGGAAGGAAGACTAGTTAGGGAGGTTGGTCAGGGCACTAGTTTACCCAGCCCTTGGGAGATTTAAGAATAGGAAGATACACACAggattatatataatacaaaatgtCTCAAGGCCGAAAGGCAGGGCACCCTGCCTCCTACCTTTACGCCTCAGGACCAGCTTGTTGAAGAGATCCGACATCAGGTCTCCACCCTGGCTCGTGGCTCTCACTGCAATAGGGAAGCCATGGTGAGGGAGTGCAAATGGGCCAAATAGGACATCTCTAGGTGCAGCCTCACACTCTTGGCTTGCTCACCCCACCTCTACAACACTCCCCAGCCTGCTCCCCAGCCACACGTTCACCTCAGACTCTTGGAGCTTTGGTCTCTGTGGATCCTGCAGTGGCATTAACAAAGTAGTTAACATTTTAGTTCTCACAATGAGGACAAGGCCCAGAGTGGTTAGGCAATTTGCCTGTGGTTACCAGGCAGGTCAGAAGCAGACTGGGACACAAACCAAGGGCCCTGCTGCTTTATGCCAAGGTAATGCATAATGCCAGGTTGGGATTCACAGCAGACAAGCCTGAAACGTAAAGTAGGACTGAGCTAACCCCCCAGGTCTTCAGTCTTTTGGGTCCCTGACCATTTCCTTAAATGACTCTGGGCCAATATTCTCCTTTGTGGTTGAGTTGGGTGAGCTTAGAGGGGAAGGCTCTACTAAGGAGTGCCTGGCCCACGTCAGGATATCCACTGGGGTTTCCAGTGAATACCTGGAGGAAAAGCTTGGGGTGGTGTGGCTGGGCAGAACACTGTGGGGACTCGCGGGAAATGGAGGGGCAGGTGACCTTTTGTTTGGAGTCTTCCTGCAGTGGGCCAAGGGTCCCCTCACCTTGTTCCTGCtccttctgttttttcttctccAGCTTGCGCTCTTTAACACTGCGCAGCTTGGCCTTGCCGATGCCCCCAGCTTGGCGGATGGACTCCAGCAGAGTGGCCCGGCCACTGGAGGGGTCAACCACTTCCTTGGGAGCTCCCTGGACTGGAACTGGGAGGTGGGATGGGCATAAGGAAGAAAGGCTGCtcaggcagggctgggaggaacAGCCTCCAGAGCCTGACTATGGGGGAGGGCACCTCTCCTGAGGAAGCCAGATGGTGAAGCAGGGGCTTCTGGGACTGTGCAGGGCCTGAACTGTAGCCAATAGGTTGCAGTTTTGTGTCCAGGTATCCCTGGTCCCTCTCCACCATCCCATTTAGCTGCCACCCTGCAAAAGTGGGCCCTATGAATCACTGATGTGCTGATAAGTGTCCCATCTtgacacatggaaaaaaaaaaggatttttgttccccttctggaggctggaaatagACTGGGagatacaatattaaaataaattctgtgttCTCAATTTTTTAATAGACTTCTTCATTGGCTTAACTGGGAGTGGGAGACACAGAGCCCTATTTTCTAGGTTCCCTCTAAAGATTCCAAAGCTCGACAATTTGAAAACCACTATTTTATGAACctagtggaaaaaaatatttgaaatgagaaCTATTCTGCAAATCTAGGAATAATGACTACTTGATCCTTTCAGGGATCTGGAAACTGGACAGTTGAAGGTGCCTCCAAGGACTGAGTCCACCCGGCACCACCCCTACCTGAAGGAGGTGCACTGCTGCTGTTGTCGTCCTCCCTGGCACCTAGGCTGGTGGAGGCCACAGTCTGGGGtgaaggtgggggtggaggggcgCTGGCCAGCAGCATAGGAGCTGGGGGTGGCGGTGGgggcggtggtggtggtgggggtgctGTCAGCACCCCATCTTCTAGGTCTAGAATGAAAGTGTGTGAATGCCTAGGATAAAGGAGTCCAAACAGGGGAGCTCCCTGGGCCAATTCCCATACTAGCTCCCAGCTCACCCGCCTTGAAAGGCTCTGCAACCTCTGTAGGAAAGGTGGGCAGTTCTGGAATGGCACCGGGAGCAGAGGGAGCAATGCCTGGCCCCAAGTCAGCACTGTACATAAGGTCATCAGCAATGCCAGGCAGGTCAGGCAGGTAGGATGGCACATCAATCTCGGGTACTTGGCCCAGGTCTGGCACATAGAAGTAATTCTCTGGAACCTGTGGGATTGGGTGGAGGTTCATGAGGGTCAGCAGCCATCTGGGAACACAGGGCCTGCTTGTGAGACCTGGAGGCAGAGCCAGTGTGACCCAGTGCAGACCCCACACAGCTGGGTAGGTAGGCAAAGGGCATAGTAGAGCCCTTGTCTAGAGAAGCACCCTGGCAGGGCTGACAGACCCCACCCATCCACACTGCCTCCATCTCTACCTGCTGTTCCAGCTGCTCTCTCTTGCTGATGGACAGAGGGGCATCAAATAGCTTCTCCTCCGTCTCTGCCCCCAGCATCACATGGGTCTTTGTTACAGCACCAGCCAGGGGGTCCAGGAAGACATACTTCTTGTACCtacagggtggggtgggtggcATCAGGCAGGCCTGGGTTCCTGACCACCTCTCCCAAGGCATCATAGGATGCAGTCTGTTGTGGGTTCTCAGTCCTTATAaaccaaactaaaccaaaccagaaaaaaataagctGTCAGCTCTGGACTGTTGTTGCACCAGAGCCATGTCCCTGGAACCCCTGCTAagcccagcctccctcccacccacatCTCTGCAGCCCCACCCTCTGGCCATACAAGTTCTCAGTAGTGTTGAAGAGCAGCAAGGAGCTGACAGAGCTGATGTTGCTTGGAAGACCCCCAAGACCTTCCTCAGCTTCATCCTCGGGCTCTGGCTTGGTGTTCACACAGACAGGAAAGTATTTCAGCTTCTCCTGGGGTGAGTGACAGGGATGGATAGTGGGTTTTGGCACCAAGCTATAttgacccccacccccatcccagtcAGAATCTTCTCGGGAGACAGATTCCTCAGCTTCCCCATCAGCATTCATGGCATTAGGGTGTGATGAGTGTGGCCATCAGACCTGCAGGGCCCGCTCATCCAAGGGGCGGTGCTTGCTCTGGATCCTGTGGCGAGGCCGTCTCTGCAGACCAGGGTCCTGTGCCCCAGTAAAGATGGAGCCGTATTCCTGCAGACGCTCTGGGGCTGGGTACTTGGCACTGGAGAATACCTGTGGGAACCAGGATATGGTCAAGAGACCTGAGAAGCTCCAGAGAGCCTAGGGTTGGTTAGTGGGAGGCATGGAGAGATGACCCTGGGCAGGAGGACAGCAGGGGCATGGAAAGATGGAAGGACTGCACACCAGCTACAGACCACAGGGCCCCACAGGCTACcttgatggccttcttgctgccCTTGATCTTCTCGATCTTGGCCTGGGCCAAGGAGACCCTCTCCCCAATGGCCTGCAGCTGGCTCCGGCTCAGCTCTACCCGCTGGGAGATCCTGCCACAGAAAAAATGAGAGAGCTGGGGTTACTCCCAGCCCTGCACCTCCTGCTGTCAATAGCAGACTTTGCATGAATTCTTCAAACAGTGTCACCTGACCATCAGAGTTGATGTTGCCCTGTCCAGATGGTCTCTACCAGGAGACCAACCTGAGGGGTCTACACATTAATGGCACTGAGTTCTTTGGAGCCCTGGGTAGGGAAGAGTAGCCACCTGGCCCCAGATGGCACCTGCACATGCCATATGAAGGGACACAGTCCCTGCCTCCAGGAGTTTACAGTCTCAAGCAGGGTATACGGAAAGACCATTGTGATTACCTACACATATGTATAGTTACTTACAGTTGGAAGAGCATTTGTACCTATCCCTCGTGGGCACATGATGCCAACAGACTACTGGCCTCTGCCAAGGAGGAAACTAGAGTTGGGTGAGACTAAGTGAAGGGTAAGCCCGGTCCTATGGGCCATCATCTACATTCAAACTCCAGGCCTGTTGAAGGACTGCCTCTACAAATGAACAATGACTCACAGAGTAAATCCTAAATCCTGATCACAGCTTACAAGTCTCCAGGTGGCCAGGCTGCTCACCTTTTCCACCCTCCTCCAGATGTGTTGTGGACTTCATGCACCAGCCACCCTGCTATTCCCTGATGTGCCAAACACATTCTCCTATCATGGCCTTTGCATCAGAATGTCATTTCTACTGACATGTACATGGCTAGCTCCTTTACTTCAGAGTCCCCTCCTTGCCCACAGAATCTTTGAAGCGCACCTGTACTTTCTGCCCCCAGCCTGCTATGCTTCTCCCCACAGCACTTCTGGGCACCATGCATTGCTTGCTTGTGTGTGCTCTAGATAGAGGTCAGGCCTGTTTGTTCCTTGCTGTGCCTAAAACAGTGTCTGGCATTTGGAGGCACCACTGTATGGTTCTCACATGATGGAGGCTTCTTCTAACTCACACTCAATGTGTGTGAGCCTCCTTTGTGTGTTTCCATACTGTTGGGCCATAGCAACTCTGTGCTCTTtgaagttatgtctgattcatgtGCCACAATATCCTCCCAGTCACTTCTCCAGCTCCCCTACCGCCAATAAAACTAGCCCCTGCCTACATTCCACGTTCACAGAGGTCCTCTGAGCAACTGCCTCATGACAGCAAGCAAATGTCTGAGGCATAGGGAATAAGGAAGCAGAGGCCAAGTCTAGTTCATGGAAAAGGTAGGAAGAGGAAATGGGGTGGCAGAGGGATTTCCAAAAAAGATGGAATAGTCAGGAATCTGGCAAAAACCTCCTCAACCACCCCACCAGCTCTAGAAGGTCTTAGCACCCCAAAATCCATGGTCTCCATGTCCTGGTGAGTCAGTCCCAACCGCACCTGGCTTGCACGTGCAGGACTTAGTGAGGTGATAGAGGCGGGGGAACTGAGGCATGCACAGGTCCCAAAGCTGCTTCTTCCCCTTAACAGGTCTGTGGATGGtggcagaagagaaagagaaagggaggaagctGTCTCCTCCCAGCAGAACCACCTGACCCAGTGGGTCCATCTTCTGCAGGGAGAGGTCTTCACCTACTGTAATGAGTGCTCAAACACGAGATGCTTCACTTCTCTCCAGTCCCCCACGCAGCCACATTCTACTGAAACAGTCCTAGGAGTTAGCCAACAGCTCTACTCAGAGTTCATGGGACAGCAGAAAGGGCATGAGAATGCGAGATGGACAATAGTTACTCTGTTCTAATTCTGTCATCAAAGAGAGGAGGACTGATATCTCAAGGCTGTCAACATAAAGTTCCAAAACAAGGCCTGGCAAATTTCTGCAATGTGTTATTAAAGAGAGGGTCTGTAAGCTCTTAGAGAAGGAAGAGGCAAGTCCTAGGGGCTAGTGtgtgttaaagaaagaaaatccatcacatttctttctttggcaAGGTTTTAGAGAGGGGAAAACTTTCAAAATGGTGCCATCTTGAATCATAAAGGATTTTGAGTTTCTAACCAAATCCAATGGACAAGATGAAGCTATGGGGGCTGGAGGAGAAGACATAGAAGAAAGATCACAACCAGATGAACAGCAGCACCCAAAAGGCACACAAAAAGAAGGGAATGACCTTGGCCTTTTACACAGGTAAAAGGCAGGGCCCTGTCCCATTCATTCAACACTTGATTAGAAAACTGGGCACATCATATAGAGGTAGGTCAAGAGGCACAGTGGTATTAGGATTCCATCTTGAAAGGCCAGAGGATGGACTACAATCAACAAGATCCcacttacaaaaaataaatgtgaagctCAGCATTTAGGTCTAAAAAATCAAGTACACAAATATAGAAGGCAGAGGGAACGTGGTTAAGCAGCAGTTCAGGGAAGAAAGACCTGGAGGTTTTAGTTCACTAAAAGCTCAGTAGGAGCTAAAAGCACATTAAGCAGCTTAGAAAGTGAGTGAGATCTCAGTGATCCCTCTCTTGCCCTCCCCTGTCCTTTCAATAAGCAGGGAACATACACCCTTCTCATACACCCTTCTCAGAGGCACAGGAGAAAGCAGAGCCCTGGATTAAGGAGAGCTGCTTCATGCTAGCACCAGTTTTAGCCACCAATGCATCCCCTTCAAATTGGGCTCTGAACTCCCTTCTAGACTATAAAGTCTGTCTTCTTCATTGTCTCTAGCATCTGGGGCAGAGTCTGACATGTTACAAGTGGTAAAGAGAATGTGACAAACGACCAATCGTACAAAGGAGGCTGATGAGTGAGAAATTCATGTCGTAGGAAGACAACTGAAGGATGTTCTGGCTGAAGATGAGACGACTTCGAGAAGATGATAATTCCcttcaaatatcaaatatatcAAAAGGGCTGTTAGGTGGAAAAGTGATCAGACCTAGACAGCTACATTAGTACCAGTGAGTGGGGTTACAAAGAAGCACATTTTGGTTCTACATAGAATTTTCTAGTGAAGAGCTGCATGGCTTTGCAAGACCATCAGATTCCAGATGGATGACTGCCTGTCAGAGATGCACCAAGCAAGAGTCCTACCTCAGGGTGGGGGATGGAAGACATGGTATCTGGGGTTCTTTTCTCATCTAAGAACCTATAGGTCTAAGTGAAGCCTCCAGATAGTCTCAATTCTTAAGATCATACACCATGACGCTGAGGGAGCGTACAGACCTAGGCTGACGAAGAGCTTACCGTTCATGTGCCCCTTCAGTTGACTGGCAGGGATGGTCTGGAAGGATGTGTTAGGAAGGGCTGTTAGGCCACAATGGGGCTGGGATGTTGATTAACAGTGCCCTCCCAAGGGGCGAAAGGTGGAACAGTGGCATGAGGGCAATGTTTGTGCCATTCCTGGTCTAGACCCTCTTGGCTTGGTAGTCTACTTAAGGCAGGTTAGTTTCCAGGCTCATTGCTGAAGCTGCAGCACATGTGCCCAGGCACTGGCAGAGAAGGCTGCCTCTGCCAGGGGTGAGAATGGAACTAGCTCACTCAATATGTCCCAGCACTTGGGCCTCACAACTAGTCCACCCTCCTCCACCAGCACTGGAGGGTGGCATCTCCAAACATccccctcttttctttccctccccacccctcactgTTCAACAAACAATTTGAGGGTGTTCTGTTTGAAAAACACACTGCTGGGGACTGTGGGGAGAGATGAATCAGACAACATATATCTGGCCTCAAGGTGATTCAGGTCtatcagggaggaaaaaaagggacATCAATAACTACATAACCACAATGTCCCATGGACTGGGACTGCACATCTGTTTAGAAGcagagtgaccttgggcaagtcacttcttagtatgtgccttggcttcttttttttttagagagagagagaattttaatatttatttatttttttagttttcggcggacaacatctttatttgtatatagtgctgagatcgaacccaggccacacgcatgccaggcgagctcgctactgcttga
Encoded here:
- the Washc1 gene encoding WASH complex subunit 1 → MTPLRTQHSLAGQTYSVPLIQPDLRREEAIQQVADALQYLQKVSGDIFSRISQRVELSRSQLQAIGERVSLAQAKIEKIKGSKKAIKVFSSAKYPAPERLQEYGSIFTGAQDPGLQRRPRHRIQSKHRPLDERALQEKLKYFPVCVNTKPEPEDEAEEGLGGLPSNISSVSSLLLFNTTENLYKKYVFLDPLAGAVTKTHVMLGAETEEKLFDAPLSISKREQLEQQVPENYFYVPDLGQVPEIDVPSYLPDLPGIADDLMYSADLGPGIAPSAPGAIPELPTFPTEVAEPFKADLEDGVLTAPPPPPPPPPPPPAPMLLASAPPPPPSPQTVASTSLGAREDDNSSSAPPSVPVQGAPKEVVDPSSGRATLLESIRQAGGIGKAKLRSVKERKLEKKKQKEQEQVRATSQGGDLMSDLFNKLVLRRKGISGKGPGTGASEGPGGAFARMSDSIPPLPPPQQPPGEEDEDDWES